The nucleotide window ACGGACGACGACGACGCCGTCGCCTGCGTCGCCATCGGCGAGCCAGACGAGGGAGACGAGGAGTAGTCGCCGTCAGAAGAAGTCGTTCAGCTTCTGGAAGAACCCCTCTCCGACGTCGACCTCCTCGCCGCCGGCCTCGGCGAACTGTTGGAGCGCCTCCTTCTGATCCTTGTTGAGGTCGTCGGGAGTGACGACCCGCACCTGGACGTAGAGGTCACCGCTGCCCCGGCCACGGAGCCGCGGCATCCCCTTCCGCTTGAGTCGGAACGTCTCGCCGCTCTGGGTGCCGGCGGGCACGTCCACGTCGATCTCCCCGTCGAAGTGGTCGACGCGGATCGTGTCGCCGAAGACGGCCTGTGGGAACGAGATCGGCTCCGTGACGTGGAGGTCCGTGCCGTCGCGCTCGTAGCGGTCGGACGACTCGATCTCCACGTCGATCAGGAGGTCGCCGTCGGGCGCGCCCCGTTCGCCGGGGGCACCCTCACCGTCCATCCGGAGCGTCTGACCGCTCTCGATGCCGCCGGGCACGTCGACGGTGAGCGTTGCCTCTTCGCGGGTGATGCCGGAGCCGTCACAGACGGCACACGTCTCCTCGGGCACCTCGCCGTTCCCCTCACACTCCGGACAGGTGGTGGTCTGTTGGACACGCCCGAGCGGGGTCTGTTGGACCTGTCGGACCTGGCCGCGGCCGTTACACTCCGGGCAGGTGTGGACGTCGGCGTCTCGGGGGTGTCCCCGACCGCCACACTCGTCGCACTGCCCCGGACGGGCGGCGGTGAACTCCTTGGTCGTGCCGGCGTACGCCTCCTCCATCGTGATCTGCATCCGAGTGCGGAGGTCTTTGCCGGCACGGCGACCGTTGCGACCGCCGCCGCCGCCGAAGAACTCCTCGAAGATGTCGCCGATACCACCCATGCCGCCGCCGCCACCGCCGCCGCCGCCGAACGGACCGCCGGCACCGCCGCCGAACGGGCCCTGCCCCGGGCCACCGCCACCGCCGCGGCCGTCCTCGAACCCGCCGCGCTTCTCCGCCTGTTCGAACTGGTCGTGGCCCATTCGGTCGTACGCCTGCCGTTTCTCCTCGTCCGTGAGGACCTCCTTGGCCTTCTTGATCTGCTTGAACTTCTCTTCGGCGTCCGGCTCGTCGCTCACGTCCGGGTGGTACTCCGTTGCTTTCTGGCGGTACGCCTGCTTGATCTCCTCTTCGCCGGCGTCTCTGGAGACGCCCAACACCTCGTAGAAGTCCTCGCTCATCGGTCGTTGTGTGGCGTTGGCGGCGACGGTATTTGAATCGCCTGCCTCGTGCCCCGAGACGACCGCGTGCAGTTTATCAACGGCGCGAGCCAACCCGTTCCGTGACGACTGTGGCGTCGGGTAACCACGACGGGGGGGTCGTCGTCCGGGAGGCGTGTCGTGAGGACCTGCTGTCCGTCTACCGGATCGAGAAGACCGCGTTCGAACAGCCGTGGCCGTACGCGGCGTTCGAGCGACTGCTGTCTGCGCCGGCGTTCCTGGTCGCCGAGCGGGACACCGACCGCCCGCCCGTCGACCCGGCGGCCGAGCAGTACGCCGACGGCTCCGGAATCGTCGGCTACGTCGTCGGCGACGTGACGCCGAACCACGGCCGCGACATCGGCCACATCAAAGACATCGCCGTCAGACCGGACGCCCAGGGGAGCGGGCTGGGGCGGCGGCTGCTCCGACGGGGGCTCCACCGACTCGCCGCCGCCGGGGCGAGCGTCGTGAAGTTAGAGGTCCGGGCGTCGAACACCCGCGCACAACGGCTGTACGACTCCGAGGGGTTCGAGCCCGTCCGGACGGAGCCGCGGTACTACGGCGACGGGGAGGCGGCGTACGTGATGGCGCTGGAGTTGGGCGACTGGATCCGGGGCGAACGGGGGTGACCTCGGTCAGTCGGCGGAGTCGAGCGTCGCCTGCTTGGCGAAGCCGTCCGTCGTCGCCGACGATTCGAACTCCGACAGCGAGCGGCCACCGGACCGGAGCCGGTGGACGCGCTCGCGGTCTCCACGCGACAGCGTCTCGCCGAACACGTCTCTCCGGAGGTAGTAGCCGACGGCCTCGGCCAGATACGGCGGCACGGCGTTCCCGATCTGTCGGCGAACGGAGACGAGCCCACCACTGAACCGGTAGTCGTCCGGAAACGTCTGGAGCCGTGCCCCCTCGCGGGGCGTGAGCCCGCGGTCCTCGAACGGATGGATACACCGGGCGCTCGACGGCTTGGACATGTTCGAGGTGATCGCAACTGCCGGCGCCGTCGAGTCCAGCCGAGAGTAGGAGTTGTGGTAGCCAGACGACGGCTGTAGCTCCGCTGGAATCGCCGTCCGGTCGCCGCCGTCTGGGATGTGTGAGATCATCTCCACCATGTCGTCGCTGTGGTTCGCAGCGACGTGTGCAGACAGTTTCGTCGTGTCGCCGCGGAGATCCGCCTGTAGCGCGGTCTCTGGCTGTGCCGTGTACTGGGTGGCTTCCTCGCCGGGAGCGACGCGCGGCAGATCGCCGATGGCGTCTGCGACGCCCGGTTCGGAGATTGTGTCGAGATCGAACTCGTCGAACGGACTCTCGGCAACGTCAGACTTCGAGGCCAACACGAGGAGCCGTCGGCGGTGCTGTGGGACGCCGAACTCCGATGCCTCGACCACGCGGTGTGTCACGTCGTAGCCGAGACGGTCGAACGAGGCCGTCACCGCCTCCAGAAACTCTCCGCCGGCGGTCTTCTGCATCCCACGGACGTTCTCGAACAACACCGCCGTCGGATCGAGCGCTGCCACCCAGTCGACGAAGTTCTCGAACAGGTGATTCCGCTCGTCGGAGCCATCCGGGCTGACAACCTCCGAGAACCCCTGACACGGCGGCCCCCCGACGACGAGATCGACACGGTCGCGGCCGACGACTTCTGGGATCTCGGCCAGCGCTACCTCGCGGATGTCGCCCGAGAGGTCTGTGGCCGCGAGCCCGTCCCGGTTGTCTGTGAACGTCTGGCGGGCGTCTTCGTCCACCTCGACCGCGTGGACCAACTCGAAGCCCGCCCGTTCGAGCCCGACGGACAGCCCACCTGCGCCCGCAAACAGGTCGACGTAGCTCAGCTCTCCGGCCATCACACGTCTTTGTCGCCAGATGCTGTTTAAGGATTCGCACCAGGGCAATAGTTGGTAACTGTCTGGTAACCATTTGGTAGCTTTTTCTTTACTCGGTGCTCGTAATGAGTAGACGGCAAGGTGACTGCGACAGTGAACGCCGGAGACGACGGCGAGGCGGAGCTACTCGAACTCGTCGCGTACGTCAGTAGCTCGAAGTACCGTCGTCTGGTGACCGAGTGTCTCGATGCTCGTCCGAGACAGCCGAGTCGAATCGCAGACGAGAACGACCTGGCGAGACCACACGTTAGCCGCGCTCTCGCCGAACTGCGCGAGAGGCAGTTAGTCCGCTCGCACTCGTCGGACTCCAGAGCCAAGCTCTACACTCTGACAGATTTAGGCGACGAAGTCGCAACACGACTCGAGGGGCGTTCGGATGACTGACCCGGAACTCCCGACGGAGGCCCGCGAATTTCTCTCCGACCACTTCCCCGAACGGGTGCCGGTGTTCGACGGGACGCCAGCAGAGCGTGACACAGTCCAGTCGATGGTGGCGACTGTCGCCGACTCACTCCACGACAACGTCGGGGAACTAGGAGTCGCACTCGACTTTCTGATCGTCGCGGAAGAACTATCACAGGTGGACGGCTGGCGGTCAGGGTTCGACCCGGATATCACGACAGACGACATCTTCGACCGATACGATACGAAGGACACGAAGACGCTGACGGTCCTCTATGATGGCAATCAGTACGGGATTCGCTCTGTTCAGAACGAGATCCGTGACCTGTTCATCTACGATCTCCGACGGACGAACTTCCCGAGTTCGCCAGGACACCACACTGGAAACTGGCGTGACTACAGTGATCTCCTGGAACAGGCGTTCAGACTCTCTCGGTCCGGCCGATTCGAAGCTACGGTGCGGCTGTTCGAAGTTGGACTGGAGAAGCTGCAAGAGAAGCGTCTAGAGTCGAGAGAACCGGCGTTTCCGACACCGTTCTCTGCCGTCGTCCGCGAGTACGAGCGGAGTCATCCGGACGAGAACGGCGGACTGGCGTTTCAGGCGATTGCGTACGGCTACAGTAAAGCCGAGTGGTCTCACCTCTCGTTCCGTGCCAGTAAAGTCCGCACTGGCTCGTCGAGACAGAACCGATACGGAGACATCGACGGATTCCTCGGCCCGGATCTGATGATTTCGGTCGAGGTAAAGGACCTTCTGATCGACGAGTCGAACGTCGACGGGGAGCTTGGAACGACAATACAACTCGCGGAAGACACGACGACAGTTCCGATTGCGATGTGTCGAGAACTGTCTGACGGAGCGAGAAATCACCTCCGGTCGCGTGGTGTGGAACCACTCGACGACGGCGACCTCCTCTCTGAACTACGCCGGTGGGACTACCACAAGCAGAATCGAGCTGTTCAGGCGACACTTCACTATCTCGCCAACGTGGAGGAGAATCCCGATGCCGTCCAGCGGTTCCTCCAGTTCATCGAAGAAGTCGACGAGGACAACCGCGCACTGGATCACCTCATCGACTGACGAGCGAACACCGACTCTATCCGCCCGCCTCCGACACGCCTACGGCCGTCGAACCCCCACTCGGGAGCATGGGCTACGCCTGTCCGGTGTGTGACACCCCTCAGCGGGACGCCGAACACCTCGCCAACCACCTCGCCTTCACCGCGATGCTGCGCGGCGGGGATCACGAGGCGTGGCTGGACGACCAGGTGCCGGAGTGGGAGGAGCTAGAGCCGTCGTCGCTGGCGGACCGCGCCGCCGACCACGCCGAGTCGGCGACGTACGACGAGGTGTTCGAGGACACGACCGAAGGCGACGACCACGGTCACGGACCGGACCACGGTCAGGGCGGGGACCACGCACACGGTCGGGACACGGTGCGACAGACGCCCGCGGGCCGGGGGTACGACGCCACGGCGGACGCGGAGGAGACGGAGAACGTGCTCGCGGAGGCACGGCGACTCACGGCAGCGATGTACGACGACGGCGACGACACGACGGGGGACAGCGACGCGGAGACGACCGACGGGGACGACGACGTGGACACGGCGGACGGCGACGACTCGACGGCGTGATACCGTCGGTGGACCGTTTGTCTCAGCCTGATTCTGGAGAAATGTGTTCGACGGGACCACAGTTTTCGGAGGTACGACAGGTATATCCGACCGGGCCGGGTTACACCGCTCGGTGACACGATCAGCCGCACCACGACGGCAGTTCACCAGATCACCATCACACCCCCGAGGAGGGGATCACAATGGAAGACACATCGAAGTACCTCATTCACGCACGCATCACCGCGGACGGCGTCGTCGAGCGGTCGGACGTCGTCGGCGCGGTGTTCGGACAGACGGAGGGACTGTTGGGCGACGAACTGGACCTCCGGGGCCTCCAGGAGTCCTCGAAGATCGGGCGTATCGACGTCGAGATCGACAGCGAACACGGACAGTCGTTCGGCGAACTGACGATCACCTCCAGTCTCGACAAAGTCGAGACGGCGATTCTGGCGGCCTCGTTGGAGTCGATCACGCGGGTGGGCCCGTGTGAGGCGCGCGTCGAGGTCGCGGAGATCGAGGACATGCGCGCCGCCAAGCGTCGGGAGGTAGTCGAACGCGCGAAAGAGCTGTTGGCGGAGTCGTTCGACGACGGCGTGATGGACTCGACGGAGATCCTCGCGGAGGTTCGTGACGCCCAGCGGGTCGAACGGATCGACGACTACGCCGGCTACCCCGCCGGCCCGCGAGTGACCGACTCCGACGCGGTGATCGTCGTCGAGGGACGCGCGGACGTGACGACACTGCTGGACTACGGTATCAAGAACGCCGTCGCCGTCGAAGGGACGAACGTCCCGAGCGAGGTGGCCGACCTCACCCAGGACCGTACCGTGACGGCGTTTCTCGACGGCGACCGCGGCGGCGACCTGATCCTGCGCGAGCTCGCGCAGGTGGGCGACGTGGACTACGTCGCGTACGCCCCGGAGGGGACGTCCGTCGAGGACCTCTCTCGCGAGGCCGTGATGAACGCGCTCCGGGACAAGGTGCCGTTCGAGACGCTGCCGGCGGCCGACCAGGAGGAGGCGACACGGCCGAGCAGCCGGGCGTCGACGAACGGCGCCAGCGAGTCGGAGCCGTCGGTGGCCGCGGACGACGAAGACAACGATCGGACGACCGGGAGCGTCCGCACGAGCGGCACGGACAGTCGCGAGGCGATCGGCGGCGTCGGGACGACGAGCGACGGCACCGTCTCCGTCGACCCGGAGGCAGTCGCCGACGAGATTGCCAACGACGGGCCGACGACCGACGGTGACGACACGACCGACGGTGACGATACGACCGACGCCGACGGCGACGGAGTAGACCAGAGAGTCGACGGTGAGGAGACGGACGGATCGGTCGACGGCGAGGCGGAGAGCGAGACAGGCGAGTCGGTCGACGGCGAGGCGGAGAGCGAGACAGACAGATCGGTCGACGGCGACGTGGAAAACGAGACGGACGGATCGGTCGACGGCGACGAGAGAGCCGACAGCGACGAGACGGACGGATCGGTCGACGGCGACGAGAGAGCCGACAGCGACGAGACGGACGGGTCGACCGACGGCGAGGAGGAGGCAGAGACAGACGAGAGAGCCGACAGCGACGAGACGGACGAGTCGGTCGACGACGAGGAGGAGCGTGAGACAGACGAGACGGTCGACGGCGACGAGTCGAGCGCCGGCACCCCGGCGACCCTGCGCGGGCACGTCGAGGCGGTGATCGACGCCGGGACGAACACGGCCCGACTGCTGGACCGCGAGATGGAAGTCGTCGCGGACGTGCCGGTCGGCGCGGCGTTCGACACGCTCGCAGACGAGGAGACGACGGGGTTCGCGCTCGTCGTCGACGGCCAGGTGGACCAGCGACTGTTAGACGTGGCCGCCCAACGGGGGGTCGAACAGATCGTCGCGCAGTCCAGCGGGGAGTTCGTCAAACGGCCGGCGTCCGTCCGGGTCGTCACCGCAGACCGGCTCGCGTCCGCGTGAGCGATCTGCGGGAGTGGCAACGGTTTTGCGGGCACGGTTCCCATCGACGGACATGTTGTACGACGCGTTGCCGGAGGCAGACGAGCCGACGCCCGCGGACCTGGAGGCGGCGTACGCAGCCGAGCTCGGGGCCGTGGTCGACGAACACGGCCGGGAGACGGTCGCGGACGCCAGCGGCGTCCCCGCGGAGACGCTCGCGGCGTTCCAGTCGGGGGAGGTGGCCGACGCGACCGTCTCGGACGCCGCGGCGGTGCTCGCCGTCGACGGACCCGACGCGGACGTGGTCGTCGCCGAGGTGCGCGACGACCTCATGATGGGGCTGTCGACCGCGATCCTGGACGTAGACACGGTGGCCGTCGAGATCGACAGCGAGCTGGACGGCCGCGAGGTGCGCCAGGCGCTGGAGGGGCAGATCAGACTGCGGCTGGACGAACTGGCGGCGATCCAGTCGTTGATCCGATCGCGGGAGTAGCCGTGCGGGTGACTGTCGTCGGCGCGGGCTACGTCGGGCTGGCGCTGTGTCGCCGGCTGGACGGCCTGGGCCACGAGGTGACTGGGGTGCGGCGGTCGCCGGCGCCGGTCCGTGAGGCCGGTGTCTCCGCCGTCGCCGCGGACGTGACGGACCCGGAGACGTTGGAGGCGCTGCCGGACGCGGACGCGGTCGTGTTCGCCGCCAGCAGCGGCGGCCGCGGCGCCGACGCCGCCCGGCGCGTGTTCGTCGACGGGCTACGGAACACGATCCGGACGTACGCCGACCGGTCGTCGCCGCCGGACAGGCTCGTCTACACCTCCAGCACCGGCGTGTACGGCGACCACGACGGCGACTGGGTGGACGAGGACACCTCGCTGGACCCACAGACGGAGAAGACGGAGGTGCTCGTGGAAGCCGAGCGGGTCGCCGTCGAGACGGCCGGCGAGGCGGGTATCGACGGCACGGTCGCCCGCTTCGCGGGGCTGTACGGTCCGGAGCGTTACCGCCTCTCCCGGTACCTGGAGGGGCCGGTGACGGAGGGGTACCTCAACTCCGTCCACCGCGACGACGCGGCCGGTGCGGTCGCGTTCCTCCTGACCGGCCGCTCGAACGAGGAGTCGGGCGGCGACCCGCGGGCGCGGCCGGCCGACCACGCCCGTGGCGAGGTCGTCGTGGTCGCGGACGACGAACCGGTCGACAAGTGGTCGTTCGCCGACTGGCTCGCCGACGAGTGTGGCGTCGAACGCCCGGACAAGCGGACGAAAGCAGAGCGACTGGCTGCGGGTGACCTGTCGGCGGCCGCGCGCCGACGGATCCAGACGAGCAAGCGCGTCGACAACGCGAAGCTCCGCGGACTGGGGTACGACCCCGAGTACCCGACCGTCCACGAGGGGTACCGAGCGGCCGTCGCCGACCACCGCGCGGCCGACGACGGGTGACGACGAACGTCGAAACTCGGGGAGAATCCGTCGCAGTCGGGCGGTTGAACGGTCGCGTACTTTCTTGTGTCTCGGTCTACTGCGTCTGTGTGTATGTTCCCGCCACAGATCGACCGACTGTCGCAGGCGACACGCG belongs to Halobaculum sp. MBLA0143 and includes:
- the dnaJ gene encoding molecular chaperone DnaJ, translating into MSEDFYEVLGVSRDAGEEEIKQAYRQKATEYHPDVSDEPDAEEKFKQIKKAKEVLTDEEKRQAYDRMGHDQFEQAEKRGGFEDGRGGGGGPGQGPFGGGAGGPFGGGGGGGGGMGGIGDIFEEFFGGGGGRNGRRAGKDLRTRMQITMEEAYAGTTKEFTAARPGQCDECGGRGHPRDADVHTCPECNGRGQVRQVQQTPLGRVQQTTTCPECEGNGEVPEETCAVCDGSGITREEATLTVDVPGGIESGQTLRMDGEGAPGERGAPDGDLLIDVEIESSDRYERDGTDLHVTEPISFPQAVFGDTIRVDHFDGEIDVDVPAGTQSGETFRLKRKGMPRLRGRGSGDLYVQVRVVTPDDLNKDQKEALQQFAEAGGEEVDVGEGFFQKLNDFF
- a CDS encoding GNAT family N-acetyltransferase, which translates into the protein MTTVASGNHDGGVVVREACREDLLSVYRIEKTAFEQPWPYAAFERLLSAPAFLVAERDTDRPPVDPAAEQYADGSGIVGYVVGDVTPNHGRDIGHIKDIAVRPDAQGSGLGRRLLRRGLHRLAAAGASVVKLEVRASNTRAQRLYDSEGFEPVRTEPRYYGDGEAAYVMALELGDWIRGERG
- a CDS encoding DNA cytosine methyltransferase, whose product is MAGELSYVDLFAGAGGLSVGLERAGFELVHAVEVDEDARQTFTDNRDGLAATDLSGDIREVALAEIPEVVGRDRVDLVVGGPPCQGFSEVVSPDGSDERNHLFENFVDWVAALDPTAVLFENVRGMQKTAGGEFLEAVTASFDRLGYDVTHRVVEASEFGVPQHRRRLLVLASKSDVAESPFDEFDLDTISEPGVADAIGDLPRVAPGEEATQYTAQPETALQADLRGDTTKLSAHVAANHSDDMVEMISHIPDGGDRTAIPAELQPSSGYHNSYSRLDSTAPAVAITSNMSKPSSARCIHPFEDRGLTPREGARLQTFPDDYRFSGGLVSVRRQIGNAVPPYLAEAVGYYLRRDVFGETLSRGDRERVHRLRSGGRSLSEFESSATTDGFAKQATLDSAD
- a CDS encoding winged helix DNA-binding protein; this encodes MTECLDARPRQPSRIADENDLARPHVSRALAELRERQLVRSHSSDSRAKLYTLTDLGDEVATRLEGRSDD
- a CDS encoding DUF5810 domain-containing protein, with protein sequence MGYACPVCDTPQRDAEHLANHLAFTAMLRGGDHEAWLDDQVPEWEELEPSSLADRAADHAESATYDEVFEDTTEGDDHGHGPDHGQGGDHAHGRDTVRQTPAGRGYDATADAEETENVLAEARRLTAAMYDDGDDTTGDSDAETTDGDDDVDTADGDDSTA
- the dnaG gene encoding DNA primase DnaG; the encoded protein is MEDTSKYLIHARITADGVVERSDVVGAVFGQTEGLLGDELDLRGLQESSKIGRIDVEIDSEHGQSFGELTITSSLDKVETAILAASLESITRVGPCEARVEVAEIEDMRAAKRREVVERAKELLAESFDDGVMDSTEILAEVRDAQRVERIDDYAGYPAGPRVTDSDAVIVVEGRADVTTLLDYGIKNAVAVEGTNVPSEVADLTQDRTVTAFLDGDRGGDLILRELAQVGDVDYVAYAPEGTSVEDLSREAVMNALRDKVPFETLPAADQEEATRPSSRASTNGASESEPSVAADDEDNDRTTGSVRTSGTDSREAIGGVGTTSDGTVSVDPEAVADEIANDGPTTDGDDTTDGDDTTDADGDGVDQRVDGEETDGSVDGEAESETGESVDGEAESETDRSVDGDVENETDGSVDGDERADSDETDGSVDGDERADSDETDGSTDGEEEAETDERADSDETDESVDDEEERETDETVDGDESSAGTPATLRGHVEAVIDAGTNTARLLDREMEVVADVPVGAAFDTLADEETTGFALVVDGQVDQRLLDVAAQRGVEQIVAQSSGEFVKRPASVRVVTADRLASA
- a CDS encoding DUF5791 family protein, whose product is MLYDALPEADEPTPADLEAAYAAELGAVVDEHGRETVADASGVPAETLAAFQSGEVADATVSDAAAVLAVDGPDADVVVAEVRDDLMMGLSTAILDVDTVAVEIDSELDGREVRQALEGQIRLRLDELAAIQSLIRSRE
- a CDS encoding NAD-dependent epimerase/dehydratase family protein, with the translated sequence MRVTVVGAGYVGLALCRRLDGLGHEVTGVRRSPAPVREAGVSAVAADVTDPETLEALPDADAVVFAASSGGRGADAARRVFVDGLRNTIRTYADRSSPPDRLVYTSSTGVYGDHDGDWVDEDTSLDPQTEKTEVLVEAERVAVETAGEAGIDGTVARFAGLYGPERYRLSRYLEGPVTEGYLNSVHRDDAAGAVAFLLTGRSNEESGGDPRARPADHARGEVVVVADDEPVDKWSFADWLADECGVERPDKRTKAERLAAGDLSAAARRRIQTSKRVDNAKLRGLGYDPEYPTVHEGYRAAVADHRAADDG